CACGAGTGGATTAATCAGATCTGGGAAAGGGTGGGAATCATCTGACACAAAAACACAATCATAACATGCTTGAAAAAATAACAGAAATGGAAAAGGTTGTAATGATGAAAACTTTTTGTTTTCTAAATCGACAGACGAAAGAATCATTCAAACCTCAAAGTCAAGATCCCCATCATTACACCAATCAGCGAAGCCTAACTCTCCATATTTAGTCTCTAAACTGCCAATAAAAGtgttcaaaaaacaaaaacaaaaacaaatttgaCCGATTCCGTTACCTTCGCATAAATTAGTCGGTGATGTGAGCCAAGGGGGAAGCAATATTTAGGGGGGGAATGAAGCCTGGTCCGATGACACAGCAGCCATAGATCCATAAATGAAATCCGATCAAGCAAGAGTCCTCGAGCCAGACAACGTTCCCCTCGAAAACAAAACTCCATCTTTAATTCTCCGTAAGAGAGCTTAAATCTAAACAATTTGGGTCTGGCTTCTCATCCCTTTATCCCCCAAAACTTTCGCCTTCTTTTAAGGGAGACGGAGAGAGCGGGGAAGTAGAGCTGGAAGCAGCTGATGTGAAATGAATTGAGACCCAAATGTAAAAGATACAAAACCTTCACCATCACTACCCTACATTTTCGGTAGGTTTATTAAATGTAAAAATTGTTTAAATCTTACACATTTTAACTTTGAGCCATCCCATTCAATTTCTTCAACAATTGGGGTCTACATTATATATATANTCAAAACCGAATtgaccgaaaaaaccgaaattttattaaactaataattttatttttattatataatttttatatgataagtgaatgatgaattattttgaataatattttgttgattattatttatgtaattcattgaaactttatatttaaatgttttactaaaaaataatgtaaaaatataatatattatattttataatatatttatcttattaatttaaataattgtatcaaaaccgaaataaccgaaccgtttcggtagaaaaccgaaccaaaccgaagaaaaatggttcggataccggattatatatttgtaaaaccgaaaaaaccgaaataaaaaaccgaaaatcgaaccgaaccgatCGATGAACACCCCTAATGTTCATTACAATCAAATTTCATCAATATCAATCAAAAATAATTCGAAATTCATCTCTTCTCGTTCTCACGTATTCATGTTTTTTTCAATAAAAGTTATTATTTAACAAACATAAAACGTGTAGTGCAGCGTTCTTAGTATATATTGAATATTAGATTGATTAGTGTATTTTCTCAACGAACCCCCTATGTAATAAATTTTCTCCTTTTTATATATCATCTTCACGGATTAAAAAAGAGTTAACAACCCTTTTTTTTGGCGAGTCAAAGAATATACAAGTTAAACAAATTAAACTAGCACTGTGAGCTGCCTTGATCAGCAACTTATTTGAAACCGATGAAAATTAAAATGGCCTTTTGGCTTCCATTGATCATTTTGTCCACCATTCTACAGTTTACGTGACTAATAATTGTCATTgtttctattatatatatatatatatattgtgtgtcTAAGAGAGAGCGATCAAATgaagaaaatcaagattgtATGCATAACCTTTTAAATTAAGAAGGGAAAAAAAAGACTTGGCATTGAATATAAATCTTGATTCCATTGTGTGTTTGTAAATGCTAGGGATACGCCTCATGAAGAATGATAAAAGTGAATCCTGATTCCCATTGATAAAGGTGGAGGGAGAGCAGTTGGTTTCAGATTTTAATGCTTTGCAATTATAGGAATCTGTGCATACACAAAGTAATTGTCAACCCTTTTTCCTCGTTTTTCTTTGCCACAGCCCTACAACTTTAAAGTGTGTGCATATAATTAAAGAAGTTGAATCGTATGACCGTCGACGTGCGGGACAAATCATTAAAATATTGTAtcttttatatcaaataattgTTTACCTCAATCTGCAGACCAACTCTTCAATTTAATTGCCAAATAATGATCTCGTCTACTTGAGGCACAATTTTCTCTTCCAAAAAATTTATGagtgattttaatttttctcacaTCTAATAGGTGAGTGACATTTTATCgatgctcacataggtgtgcagtATATCAAAANcaaaatttttctttacatttaattttatttcttatcatttcaattttaaaaattaataaatttcattttaaattaaaaatagaattatttcattctttgatttttttttttttttttaaatacacgCATTATGATCCGCTACTCATCACTGGGAATTTAAAAAAGGAATATGTCAAAGAGTGAAAATACAACACTCACATAAACagtttttgtatttatttaacCTTTAATAATATTATGGTAAAATATGATTATAAGATGATCATATCACAAACAGTctcgaaattaatttttttaaaaacaccaTATTTTGAAATCGACTGAATTTAGTGTTGTAAAAAAATGAGAAGGTCGAAACAGTCTCATAGATATATATCCGGGTTGTCGATCCAGTCCATAGGTGctgtgaaaattaatatttttgacaaaaaaaagtaatttttttttcacgaGTCCAATCAGATATCAATTttacaaaattgatccgtgacgatctaataaaagtttttgattaaaaaaaattcactcaaAATCTTTTCAAATATGGTTTTTCAAAATAACCTTTGTAAAGTGTAGTTTTGAGAAACTTTATTCAGATTTGTAATACTCCGAAAAGTATCCTAaacttcaatttttctttttctctgaAAAAATTCACGTGGTTGTATGTATGTTTCcgttgataaaaaaaatcaaaatgcaTTTTATGTTTCAACGGCCCCTCATCAtatcacacacaaacacacacaaaatatgtattcaatattttattttgtttccatATTTCCAAGTTTTCACGTATcgatttgataaataatttaggatgaataattaaaatttcatgcTTTCACGATTAAAAACAAGTGACGTGCCGAGCGAGAAAACCATATATATATANNNNNNNNNNNNNNNNNNNNNNNNNNNNNNNNNNNNNNNNNNNNNNNNNNNNNNNNNNNNNNNNNNNNNNNNNNNNNNNNNNNNNNNNNNNNNNNNNNNNNNNNNNNNNNNNNNNNNNNNNNNNNNNNNNNNNNNNNNNNNNNNNNNNNNNNNNNNNNNNNNNNNNNNNNNNNNNNNNNNNNNNNNNNNNNNNNNNNNNNNNNNNNNNNNNNNNNNNNNNNNNNNNNNNNNNNNNNNNNNNNNNNNNNNNNNNNNNNNNNNNNNNNNNNNNNNNNNNNNNNNNNNNtgatactcacgggaaatttcgggTCCGATTCCAACGAGCGTCACTAGTTCAGACGTGGGCTTTAAGATCACCCTaagcctgaaatcaagaataagaccgttagaagggggccaggagggtgtcctggcgtagcccctccgacgctcaagtcagagactgaggatatatgaggagagcagctaagggtgttgctgaaaataatatagtaaataattCAACTggacgctcaaacctggtatttataggagaatacctgggctgctcatgggcccttcacctgtgggctctatagatgggccgggagtttgggcctgatcttgatgggttcatccctggggtatcaccagtctcgGGTGGGGGCGAGGGCGAGGCTTCGATACTTTCGGCTGGCAGGCGAGGGCGTAGGACGCACGGGCGGCCGAGCAAGGGAGGTGCACGCTCGGGCGAGGCGTGGGCAGGGTGATGAAGCAAGTGCGTTGAGCATAGGCGGGAGAGAGCTGCAGAATCGCAACTTGATTTGTTTCCAAATTTTTGGAGACTGACAGATGGCGGGAAGAAAATGCACAACTTGCACCCGGTAACCCGAGAACagcacaattaatcgaactttgaacctacgattcagttcgactcgggaggaggagactggtgataccccagggatgaacccatcaagatcaggcccaaactcccggcccatctatagagcccacaggtgaagggcccatgagcagcccaggtattctcctataaataccaggtttgagcgtccAGTTGAattattcactatattgttttcagcaacacccttagctgctctcctcatatatcctcagtctctgacttgagcgtcggaggggctacgccaggacaccctcctggcccccttctaacggtcttattcttgatttcaggcttAGGGTGATCTTAAAGCCCACGTCTGAACTAGTGACGCTCGTTGGAATCGGAcccgaaatttcccgtgagtatcatatatatatatatatatatatatattattataaagacAGAAAGCGAGACAATGCTTTGACTTTACATTAACCAAGAGACATGTGTTTCCATTAGTCGATGTCGCAATGCATTATGCAAATCTTCCCTTCCaatcctttttatttttatattatatatttctattCCTTAAATACGTCCAGTATTTGCCCATCGAGATGAAATTAATATTTCTAAGAAAAAAGTTATGGATATATTTCCATTTTTGAAGGATATATGTGGCTAACTAAATCCCACGAACTAAAGATTTTTACAAATTCTGCGTGAAAAATATGTTCAACTGTGACGTATCTAATGAGAAGCAGAAGGAGACAAGGTTCAGTGATGAGCAAATACGAAGTCTAGAAGAGGTGTTTGAGTCAGAGACCAAACTGGAGCCAGGAAACAAGATGAAACTGGCTAAACAATTAGGACTGCAGCCACGACAGATCGCGATATGGTTTCAAAACAAGAGAGCACGATGGAAATCGAAGACCATCGAGAAAGATTATGGCCTCTTATTAGCTGATTACAAAAATTTATCTTCCCTGTTTGAGGCTTTAAAGAAAGAGAAGCAGTCCTTACTTTTCCAGGTACTATACTCCACGTTCTATTTTTGAAATCCAATCAGACGTACGGTAACGGTGGTATCCCATGTCTAATTTTCGATTTATAACCTTCTTGAACAGCTGCAGAAGCTGAAGAATGAGACGATGGGAAAGTTCGAAGAGAATTTATGTCAGTCTCAAATTCAAGAAACGGCACCGAGGAACACCAGCATCGATTTTCTGGCGAATAATACTCCAAGTAAATATATGCAGGGAATTGTATCAGACGATGATCATAGCAGCAGCGTGGAAAAGGTTGGTCCATTGGGGTTTGACGAAGTGAAAGATTATCAGTTTCTGAATTCTGCAATGGCTGAGGTGCTGGATGTTTCCCCTACATCACCACTTGAAGATTTGGGCAGTCTTGAGACTGATGATCATATGATGAATCAGGTTACTAAAAATACTGATCAATGGTGGTTCTGATCTTGATTTGACTAAATCAAGTTACATATATGGGAGATGATTGTGAATTAGAATAATAAGCAGATTTTGTTACTTCgtgtttatatataataatgtgGCAAGGTGTTATCTTTCACTGGCAATTGACAAGTTTGATAGCTAGTTACGAAGGGAAGATaactaatgaaataaatattctttaatTAGTTTTTAATATTGTGAAATTAATATATCGAATTTTGTCAGTAATAAGATTTCCTAGAGGATTGATATCTATAATAAGATATGTTAGAATATTGACATCTATGATAAGATatctagatattatattattgttcAATAGAGTTTATTTCCTAATAAAGTTTTTGTTTCTAAATTTGCGTAAGACTCTACACGATGAATAAAATCTAAGGCAAAtgaaatctataaataagagataaTTGCTGCTGGATGCGTATGATTTTTTTAGTTGAAAGAGAGCAGCGAACTTTCGCAAGAAATTAAATTGGAGAGTTAATAAAGAGTTCAAACCAAAGCGTATTGTTGTGTTGTCGTGAAGTGTTGGAGATATTTGAAAACAACGCTCATGTAAAGTGTTGGTTGAAGAGTTATTTGTGACTCCGAGTTTCGGTAACACAGTTGTTGCAAAAATCTCCCAATCTTTGCATATTTCAACATTTCTCAATCTATGCATTTGGTCGATTTCTCGGTATATCAAGGGTTACTCTTGCGTTCTTGAATACCCCTCTTATTGCTTTGAAGGCTATGTCATCCTAGTGCTGCTAAATGGATATCCTGCCTGCGTGAATGATGAATCAGGGATAGAACAAAATTATGTGTAATACATTATAAGTCCAATCATACTGATAATACATTATAAGTCCAATCATACTTCCAAAATTAAAGGTtttgattttaatgaaaatacaGATTCATAAATTATATTGTAAGAAAgtggaattttaaaaaaaaatactctcgaaataacaaaaaatgtaTACGTAGTTAACTTAATTTACATTCATGTATGTAAGCAGCTTATGTAAAAgtcaaggttctaaaaagcgtgaagcgctccgaagcgcggatgtcgagctcaaaacttttcaagcttaagcgagattaaCACATGCTTAAGTGTGAAAAAacgtttttttatctttagtgtaattgtaattatctcaaaccaataaatagataaaataatacataaatatgataaatttgagtatgatgcattaattctcatatttataaaaacataaaaatctcaaaattacagtatttatttgtttttgcaactagatcACATTAAAAATTcctaaatatttgtcaaatcattgtcagacacgcttaatcataattaaaatttaaaaataaacatctaaattataaacttaatttattatttaaaaataaaatacataccttcaaaataaaaaaatttaaaaataacatatgtgattaattttgcttaaatacgCTTAATTAAACGTCTTAATTACGTTTAATTCAGTCAAACCGTTTTTTCCACTTCTCTCCGAAACGGGACATTTTTgtcgagcttcaagcttaaACGTGCTTAAGCAGGCTTTTTAAAACACtggtaaaagtattttttttaatttacatTTAGTCatctaaaaaaatgaaaatatataaaatgataatttgctttaaaataataatacgaCAAAAGTAACATAAAAGTTTTATTAGGAGTCAGGACAGaacttttgtatttttgttttggTCCCCTTTCAGTATCAACCCTAATCAGCCACCGGCAGGAAAGGGAACGAAATATGTGGGGATCACACTGAAATGAAAGACCACATGAACGCAGCTTCCCCCATAATCCATAGGCTCCCCCACCACCGCCACAGCCATTGCCGCAGCCTCATTTCTCCGGTGATAATTTGCCTGCTTGTAACTTTATTTTTGGTGGGACTTTGCGTCTCTACATTCATCCTCATAGTTATTCACAATGCCGTCTTCTTCATGCTCCTCCTCTGCATCTCAACTCTCGTCGCCGCTTTCCTGCTCTGGAATTCCCGAAACGGCGCCGTGTCACGTTTCCTCCATTCTTTCCCAGATTCCGATCTCGCCACCGCCACTCATGGCCAGCTCGTCAAGGTTACAGGGGTATGAAATAAAATGTGGAATTTTATGAAAAACTGCATTGTTTTCTGATTGCGGGTTCGTATGGTGGGATGCAAGAATGCATTTTTATGTGTATTTGAGGCGGCTATGAATTGGTTTTAGTTTAAAGCAATCCTTTTTTAAGAAGGATTTTGAGGCTAAAGTTAATTTCTACTCTCATATGTGAATTGCACTGTATCTGAAAACAGGTGGTCTCCTGCGGGACTGTTTGCTTAGAATCTTCATATGAAAAGGTTACTCAATGCGCCTACACATCTGCCGTGTTGTACGAGTGCTCCCATGTCGCGGGATTGGTATTCCCATGGAGACTAGCTTATTCAGAGGTATTTTTCTTCACCAACTCCTGCGATTTGCTTCTGTTCTCATATCCAAAAAATGCAATTTATGATTTCATATTTGCCCATTTCTGGCAGAGGCTCTCAACTGATTTCTACATAACTGACCTAAAGTCTGGCATCAGAGCTCTTGTGAAAGCTGGCCCTGATTCTAAACTTATTCCTTTGATCTGTGAGAGTACACTAATTCAAACAACCCCAAAATGCAGAGATCTGTCCTCCAGCTTTAGAAAGTGGCTAAGCGAGAGAAATTTATCAGGTGAAGCCCGTTTGCTGCGCCTGGAAGAAGGGTAAAGCTTCGATTGTCGGCTTGGTTTTTTCTCTACTAAACAACACGTACATATACTAATGAATATATCCAGAACCTAGATCTTGAAAGGTTTTCCATCAATGGGATAATGGATTGGCGTCTGACTACAATTTTACTTGCATTTGATAGATACGTGAAAGAAGGCAGCACGGTGAACGTGATGGGAATACTCAGTATAAATAATCGTGTTCCGAAGATTGTTCACCCACAGGAAATACTCTCCACGGGATGTCTGTGGCAAAAACTGCATCTTCCCATGGACATGGAAGGTCTCATAATCGGAATCTCCAAAACAGTATGTTGTCAAGGGAGTAAATGACAGTCAGACAGGAAATCAAGTTTGCCTACCTGACCATTTATAAGCTCTCTCCTGTGTAGCTCTATAGAAACCTGTTCTATTTTCTCGAAGAACTAGCTAATGCCCAACCTCATTTTTGTCGTCAATTATTGCATCGCAACTTGCAAGTTTCAAGCCTTTAGTTTCTTCCAAAGAAGAATAAATCGAAAAACAATTTATGCACAGATTAATTAAGCTAAAAAACTCTTCATATTTTTAGCAATTTTTGGGCAACACCACAGACGAGCTTGGgaaaataaacataattaatCAGTGATTGTATTATGGATACATGTGTCTAAAATTTCCCGATAATAAAGAAACAACTATTGGTCCATGCAGGTGCAACACAAACAgttcaaaattaatataattccTTGTAGCAAGACAACAGCGACATGAAAATTCACATGCCATCTCCTCACGAAACCAAATGCATAAGCATGTCTACTTGATCTTCTTCTTTGGCCTCAACTGCGTAGTAAAATGAAATCTTTATCAAGCAGAATATTCTACCGATTCAATGGATATCTATCTAattaataaaaaagtaataattatGGAATCAATGCATCCGAACTTGCCTGGTTGCTATGTCCACATTTCTTTTTTCTGCAATTAACAGCACGAGGGTGCAAACGAGCATAACATCTGAAACAAAAAATCACATGAATCTCCAGTTAAAGTTCAAGACATACTGAAAATTGATATGTCCGCACTACGCTCATTCACATCAAGGCATCAAATACTTAAAAGCCCACATTGACTAATCCTAATTTGAAGAAGTTCATGCCAATTTTATGATTCtacaaaaaatgatgaaattttaATCCTACTTCTAGACAGAGAACTGACTGGAACACATGGTTTCACTGCATATAACTTGTCAATTTATGTACAACGTcaactaaaaaattaaaaatgaatttctgAACATTTACGATTTGTAGAGTAAGTTTTTACTGGGCATCTGTTCCAGAACTTTTTTCACAATTATGGAAACTTTAGGTGAGTGCATAGCCTTTGCTTGATTATGGAATTGAGGTATGTAGGATAAACATACTGAACAAGTGGGTCAGGGTTTAATACCCTCTCAGAAAGATAGAATCAGCTGACCGAGTTCGGTATTATGGGTGTTTAggcataaataaaattatttaagttCTTTAGTATTCGACTTAAATGAGGGTTGATAGAGATAAAGTGGAGTTTGAGCCAATACTATGCCATtttcaattataaattatatatatgtttaggTTAGCATAGTTTTATGGCTTGTAAGATTCTAGTTGAATGACGTGTTACAAAATTTTCTTCATCTAGAGTCGTATCCCTTGGTAATCCTTCACGCAACAAGGCACATGCTTTCGCTTATGTCTCACTAGTAGGTTCTACAATACACATGCGCCTAATGAGACTAATAACAATGATCTGAGCTccaattcaagaaaaaattattaaaattcttCCAAATGAGCTTAATTTGGTTTTTTATGGCTTATATAATGTCAGCACTGCAAATACATTTTTTCTTCTAAAAGCACCTAAAGTTAGTGACAATTTTGAAATGAACTGTAGCCTAGAGAAATCCTTAGATGGGGGGAGCAGATTCCAGACTTTAAAGGGTTGACATCTTAAAATGTTTTGCAGAGTAGCACAAAACTGATAGAAGGTTATATAAAGAGAACAAATGTTCATGTAAcgataataataacaatatccaACAAATATAAATGTAAAGAGAGAAAACACAAAATCAGTGACTACTAAAATAC
This DNA window, taken from Primulina huaijiensis isolate GDHJ02 unplaced genomic scaffold, ASM1229523v2 scaffold5913, whole genome shotgun sequence, encodes the following:
- the LOC140970454 gene encoding uncharacterized membrane protein At1g16860-like, whose protein sequence is MKDHMNAASPIIHRLPHHRHSHCRSLISPVIICLLVTLFLVGLCVSTFILIVIHNAVFFMLLLCISTLVAAFLLWNSRNGAVSRFLHSFPDSDLATATHGQLVKVTGVVSCGTVCLESSYEKVTQCAYTSAVLYECSHVAGLVFPWRLAYSERLSTDFYITDLKSGIRALVKAGPDSKLIPLICESTLIQTTPKCRDLSSSFRKWLSERNLSGEARLLRLEEGYVKEGSTVNVMGILSINNRVPKIVHPQEILSTGCLWQKLHLPMDMEGLIIGISKTVCCQGSK
- the LOC140970440 gene encoding homeobox-leucine zipper protein ATHB-7-like; amino-acid sequence: MFNCDVSNEKQKETRFSDEQIRSLEEVFESETKLEPGNKMKLAKQLGLQPRQIAIWFQNKRARWKSKTIEKDYGLLLADYKNLSSLFEALKKEKQSLLFQLQKLKNETMGKFEENLCQSQIQETAPRNTSIDFLANNTPSKYMQGIVSDDDHSSSVEKVGPLGFDEVKDYQFLNSAMAEVLDVSPTSPLEDLGSLETDDHMMNQVTKNTDQWWF